TTTCCTTGCAGTGGATGTTTCATTTTTAGATTAAAGATCTCCCTAATCcatgtaatttaatttcatgGTTATAATTAAATGGTTTGGTGGGATTGTGTGATCACGAACATGTGAGATTCTGTGCTCAAGCCATTGCAGTGTTGGGAAACATCTATGTATTGTGATGCGATCATGTTATCTCCTTTTAATTTGCAATTATGTTTCATACCAGCTCTCTGATCTTAAATCCTAAATAATATGACGTGGATACCTGTTCCAGGCATGAAGTGCTGCTGTTTGAAGCCCTTAGAGAAGGACTGGAGGAAGAAATGGAGAGAGATCCTCGAGTTTGTATCTTTGGTGAAGATGTGGGACATTATGGTGGTTCGTACAAGGTCAGCAAGGGTCTTGCTGACAAGTATGGAGATCTGAGGGTGCTCGATACACCCATTGCTGAAAATTCTTTTACCGGCATGGCCGTTGGGGCAGCTATGACAGGTCTAAGGCCAGTTGTTGAGGGCATGAACATGGGATTTCTTCTCTTGGCCTTCAATCAAATATCTGACAACTGCGGCATGTTGCACTACACCTCAGGCGGGCAATTCACTATTCCAACTGTCATTCGCGGACCAGGAGGAGTTGGGCGCCAACTTGGAGCTGAGCATTCACAGAGGCTCGAGTCCTACTTCCAGTCAATCCCCGGAATCCAGATGGTTGCCTGTTCGACCCCATACAATGCCAAGGGTCTGATGAAGGCTGCCATCCGCAGTGAGAACCCTGTGGTTCTGTTCGAGCACGTGCTCCTATACAACTTAAAGGAAAGGATTCCCGATGAAGAGTATGTAGTGTCACTAGAAGAAGCAGAGATGGTGAGGCCCGGCGAGCATGTCACAATCTTAACATACTCGCGGATGCGATACCACGTCATGCAAGCTGCCAAGACCCTGGTGAACAAAGGCTACGACCCAGAAGTGATCGACATTAGGTCTTTGAAGCCCTTTGATCTCTACACAATCGGGAACTCCATTAAGAAAACACACAAAGTTTTGATCGTCGAGGAGTGCATGAGAACAGGTGGTATTGGGGCCAGCCTTACTGCTGCAATAAACGAGAACTTCAACGACTACTTGGACGCGCCCATTGTTTGCCTCTCGTCTCAGGACGTGCCCACTCCTTATGCCGGGACGTTGGAGGAAGTGACTGTCGTCCAACCTTCGCAGATTGTAACTGCTGTTGAGCAGCTCTGCCGGTAGCTTTGGAAGACCTCTCTCTGCCTCTCCGCATTACAACGGTCATCTCTTTTCATCATAACTTTGTTATCCTAAAAAACTAGTTTTTGTTATTAGATGTTAGATC
This DNA window, taken from Salvia splendens isolate huo1 chromosome 18, SspV2, whole genome shotgun sequence, encodes the following:
- the LOC121776109 gene encoding pyruvate dehydrogenase E1 component subunit beta-like isoform X2; the encoded protein is MYQWRMIRSATAILSFFSKVIRSEARPISGRINRSRNAGKIATHAVAAQTENPASAASKPGHEVLLFEALREGLEEEMERDPRVCIFGEDVGHYGGSYKVSKGLADKYGDLRVLDTPIAENSFTGMAVGAAMTGLRPVVEGMNMGFLLLAFNQISDNCGMLHYTSGGQFTIPTVIRGPGGVGRQLGAEHSQRLESYFQSIPGIQMVACSTPYNAKGLMKAAIRSENPVVLFEHVLLYNLKERIPDEEYVVSLEEAEMVRPGEHVTILTYSRMRYHVMQAAKTLVNKGYDPEVIDIRSLKPFDLYTIGNSIKKTHKVLIVEECMRTGGIGASLTAAINENFNDYLDAPIVCLSSQDVPTPYAGTLEEVTVVQPSQIVTAVEQLCR
- the LOC121776109 gene encoding pyruvate dehydrogenase E1 component subunit beta-like isoform X1; translation: MYQWRMIRSATAILSFFSKASIAYTFVETEASMAAASFGVSSAAVQAVKSSASPLPSLPVIRSEARPISGRINRSRNAGKIATHAVAAQTENPASAASKPGHEVLLFEALREGLEEEMERDPRVCIFGEDVGHYGGSYKVSKGLADKYGDLRVLDTPIAENSFTGMAVGAAMTGLRPVVEGMNMGFLLLAFNQISDNCGMLHYTSGGQFTIPTVIRGPGGVGRQLGAEHSQRLESYFQSIPGIQMVACSTPYNAKGLMKAAIRSENPVVLFEHVLLYNLKERIPDEEYVVSLEEAEMVRPGEHVTILTYSRMRYHVMQAAKTLVNKGYDPEVIDIRSLKPFDLYTIGNSIKKTHKVLIVEECMRTGGIGASLTAAINENFNDYLDAPIVCLSSQDVPTPYAGTLEEVTVVQPSQIVTAVEQLCR